The Drosophila nasuta strain 15112-1781.00 chromosome 2L, ASM2355853v1, whole genome shotgun sequence genome window below encodes:
- the LOC132798980 gene encoding intersectin-2 isoform X2: MNPAVDAWAVTPREKLKYQEQFKALQPQGGFVTGAQAKGFFLQSQLPPLILGQIWALADTDSDGKMNINEFSIACKLINLKLRGMDVPKLLPPSLLASLADAAPAVVGQTPTMTPRGSTSSMSPIDPLKSMSAVPAATAVVAPPVVAAPPVVAPVDAAAVPAAIISPPPSNPPSRHMSISERAPSIESPQAEWAVQAAQKRKYTQVFNANDRTRSGYLTGAQARSVLVQSKLPQVTLAQIWTLADVDGDGRLSCDEFILAMFLCEKAMTGEKIPVTLPLDWVPPSLRKIKSRPGSVSGVSSRPGSQPASRHTSVSSQGGAMADADPAAGLPQTSFEDKRKENYEKGKVELDRRRKLMEDQQRKEREERERKEREEADKREKARLEAERKQQEELERQLQRQREIEQEKEEQRKRELEAKEAARKELEKQRQQEWEQARIAEMNAQKQREQERVLKQKAHNTQLNVELSTLNEKIKDLSQKICDTRAGVTNVKSVIDGMRTQRDTSMSEMGQLKARIKEQNAKLLQLTQERAKWDAKSKASGGAVAGDAAQQEQLNAAFAHKQLLIKQIKDKVENIKQEIESKKEDLNSNDVTMQELKAELSALITKCEQLYKEYDVERTSVLELKYNRKNETSTISSTSAWDTGSAWGTSSEPAAVDAYGSYGLSNDTAAATAAAAVTAPAVDLSGPAPEGFVKYRAVYEFNARNTEEITFVPGDIILVPLEQNAEPGWLAGEINGHTGWFPESYVEKIEDDPTTSTPAAVEPAAVATTAADNYNDTNALSATALDLEATAAAALTTAAATGDVEYYIAAYPYESAEDGDLSFSAGEMVMVIKKEGEWWTGTIGNRTGMFPSNYVQKADVGTATTTATAALANDEEVTEQGMRAKRSEIAQVIAPYEATSSEQLSLTRGQLIMIRKKTDSGWWEGELQAKGRRRQIGWFPATYVKVLQGGRNSGRNTPVSGSRIEMTEQILDKVIALYPYKAQNDDELSFDKDDIISVLGRDEPEWWRGELNGLSGLFPSNYVGPFVTSEITSRSLPTVCSGATSLNPSGRSSLLRLFREEDQRLHGTIQAVHISKRNNGQLLGCAYFRFECTENMARAMLQDSDNPVVGCDVTVNWQLAKRKKCSPWLRWWC, from the exons ATGAATCCAGCGGTTGATGCGTGGGCGGTCACCCCGCGAGAGAAGTTAAAGTATCAGGAGCAGTTTAAGGCGCTGCAACCACAGGGCGGCTTTGTGACCGGTGCCCAAGCGAAAGGATTCTTCCTGCAGTCGCAGCTGCCGCCATTGATCTTGGGTCAAATCTG GGCTTTGGCTGATACGGATTCCGATGGCAAAATGAACATTAATGAGTTCAGCATCGCCTGCAAactcattaatttaaaactgcGCGGCATGGACGTGCCCAAGTTGCTGCCGCCCTCGCTGCTGGCTTCGCTGGCGGATGCTGcacctgctgttgttggccaaaCGCCCACAATGACTCCACGAGGCTCGACCAGTTCCATGAGTCCCATTGATCCGCTCAAGAGCATGTCTGCTGTgcctgctgcaactgctgttgtgGCGCCTCCAGTTGTCGCGGCTCCGCCAGTTGTTGCGCCTGTAGATGCGGCTGCGGTGCCCGCTGCGATCATCTCGCCACCGCCCAGCAACCCACCCAGTCGCCACATGTCCATTTCTGAGCGTGCGCCCTCCATTGAGTCACC gCAAGCGGAGTGGGCTGTGCAGGCGGCACAGAAACGCAAATACACGCAGGTATTCAATGCCAATGATCGCACACGTTCCGGCTACTTGACAGGCGCCCAGGCACGCAGCGTGTTGGTGCAGAGCAAGCTGCCGCAAGTGACGCTTGCGCAGATTTGGACGCTGGCCGATGTCGATGGCGATGGGCGGCTCAGCTGTGACGAGTTCATTTTGGCCATGTTTTTGTGCGAGAAAGCCATGACTGGTGAGAAGATACCGGTTACGCTGCCCTTGGATTGGGTGCCGCCCAGTCTGCGTAAAATTAAGTCGCGTCCTGGTTCCGTGTCCGGTGTGAGCTCTCGGCCCGGTTCACAGCCAGCCTCGCGTCATACTTCGGTGTCTTCGCAGGGCGGCGCCATGGCGGATGCTGATCCAGCAGCAGGATTGCCGCAAA CATCCTTTGAGGACAAGCGCAAGGAGAATTATGAAAAGGGCAAGGTGGAGCTGGATCGCAGGCGTAAATTGATGGAGGATCAGCAGCGCAAGGAGCGTGAAGAACGTGAGCGCAAGGAGCGCGAAGAAGCCGACAAACGTGAGAAGGCGCGTCTTGAAGCAGAGCGCAAGCAGCAAGAGGAATTGGAGCGTCAGTTGCAGCGACAGCGTGAAATCGAACAGGAGAAGGAAGAGCAACGTAAGCGCGAGTTGGAGGCCAAAGAGGCAGCTAGAAA GGAGCTGGAGAAGCAGCGCCAGCAGGAATGGGAGCAGGCACGCATTGCCGAAATGAACGCACAGAAGCAGCGGGAACAGGAGCGTGTTCTCAAGCAGAAGGCACACAATACGCAGCTCAATGTGGAGCTTAGCACGCTCAACGAAAAG ATTAAGGATCTGTCGCAGAAGATTTGCGATACACGCGCTGGCGTCACCAATGTCAAGTCCGTGATTGATGGCATGCGCACACAGCGCGACACTTCTATGAGCGAAATGGGACAGCTAAAAGCGCGCATCAAGGAGCAGAACGCCAAGTTGTTGCAGCTGACTCAGGAGCGCGCTAAATGGGATGCCAAGAGCAAAGCCAGCGGTGGCGCCGTGGCCGGAGATGCTGCACAGCAGGAGCAGCTCAATGCAGCGTTTGCACACAAACAA CTGCTTATTAAGCAAATCAAGGATAAGGTGGAGAACATCAAGCAGGAAATTGAGTCCAAGAAGGAGGATCTCAACTCGAACGATGTCACTATGCAGGAGTTAAAGGCCGAACTCTCGGCGCTAATCACCAAATGCGAACAGCTTTACAAGGAGTACGATGTGGAGCGGACTTCAGTGCTGGAATTGAAATATAATCGCAAGAATGAAACGTCTACAATTAGCTCAACATCCGCCTGGGATACGGGCAGCGCTTGGGGCACATCCAGCGAaccagctgctgttgatgccTATGGCAGCTATGGACTTAGTAATGAcacagctgctgcaactgctgcggctgctgtgaCGGCACCTGCTGTTGATCTCAGTGGACCGGCACCTGAAGGCTTTGTCAAATACCGTGCCGTCTACGAGTTCAATGCACGCAACACAGAGGAGATTACATTTGTGCCGGGCGATATAATTCTGGTGCCATTGGAGCAAAACGCTGAACCTGGTTGGTTGGCGGGCGAGATTAACGGCCACACAGGTTGGTTCCCCGAGTCTTACGTCGAGAAGATTGAGGATGATCCAACAACTTCGACACCGGCTGCTGTTGAGCCAGCTGCCGTTGCCACGACAGCTGCAGATAACTACAATGACACTAACGCCTTGTCGGCGACAGCGTTGGATTTGGAGGCAACTGCAGCGGCAGCGTTAACAACGGCGGCAGCGACAGGCGATGTCGAATATTATATAGCCGCATATCCTTATGAATCAGCTGAAGACGGTGACTTAAGCTTTAGTGCTGGAGAAATGGTGATGGTCATCAAAAAAGAGGGCGAGTGGTGGACGGGCACCATTGGCAATCGCACCGGCATGTTTCCCTCGAACTATGTGCAAAAGGCCGATGTGGGCAcggccacaacaacagcaactgctgctcTTGCAAACGATGAGGAGGTCACCGAACAG GGCATGCGCGCCAAACGTTCGGAGATTGCACAAGTTATTGCTCCATATGAGGCCACCAGCAGCGAGCAATTGTCGCTGACACGCGGCCAATTGATTATGATACGCAAAAAGACCGATTCCGGCTGGTGGGAAGGTGAACTTCAGGCCAAGGGCAGACGTCGTCAGATTGGTTGGTTCCCGGCCACCTATGTGAAGGTGTTGCAGGGTGGACGCAACAGCGGACGCAATACTCCCGTCTCCGGCAGTCGCATTGAAATGACCGAGCAGATTTTGG atAAAGTGATTGCTCTATATCCGTACAAAGCACAAAATGATGATGAGCTCTCGTTCGATAAGGACGATATTATTAGCGTCCTGGGCCGCGATGAGCCGGAATGGTGGCGCGGCGAACTGAATGGCCTCTCAGGGCTGTTTCCCAGCAACTATGTGGGTCCGTTTGTCACGTCCG AGATCACATCCAGATCGTTACCCACCGTGTGTTCAGGTGCAACATCGTTGAATCCAAGCGGCAGAAGCTCCTTGCTGCGACTGTTCAGAGAAGAGGACCAGAGATTACATGGCACCATTCAAGCGGTGCATATCTCCAAGCGCAACAATGGTCAGCTCTTGGGCTGTGCCTATTTCCGGTTCGAGTGCACAGAGAACATGGCCAGAGCCATGTTGCAAGATAGCGATAATCCCGTCGTCGGTTGTGATGTCACTGTGAATTGGCAGTTGgccaaaagaaagaaatgcaGCCCTTGGCTTCGATGGTGGTGTTGA